One window from the genome of Gimesia aquarii encodes:
- the rplI gene encoding 50S ribosomal protein L9 has product MVRKRRSTSVIGSSKSSVDVLLAEKVDHLGDQGDIVRVKPGYARNFLLPYGLATVATEHNERMVVQHQKRLAELEKDRLKSLKALAEKLSKHSVTMEANANEDGHLYGSIVAVDISKSLKEGGFDVDAEGVRLEGPLKELGMYTVKLQLHEKVKTEVKVWVVPAAEKK; this is encoded by the coding sequence ATGGTTCGCAAACGACGTAGTACCTCTGTCATTGGTAGTTCAAAATCATCTGTCGATGTTTTATTAGCAGAAAAAGTCGATCACCTTGGCGATCAGGGTGATATTGTACGAGTGAAGCCAGGCTATGCTCGTAACTTTTTATTGCCTTACGGTTTGGCGACAGTTGCCACGGAACATAACGAACGTATGGTCGTTCAGCACCAGAAGCGCCTGGCTGAACTGGAAAAAGACCGACTCAAATCCTTGAAAGCACTCGCAGAAAAACTGAGTAAACACAGTGTGACAATGGAGGCGAATGCGAACGAAGATGGCCATCTCTATGGGTCCATCGTCGCCGTTGATATCAGTAAGTCCCTTAAAGAGGGGGGCTTTGATGTTGATGCTGAAGGTGTTCGTCTGGAAGGTCCTCTCAAGGAATTAGGGATGTACACTGTCAAATTGCAGTTACATGAAAAAGTAAAAACAGAGGTTAAGGTTTGGGTTGTGCCTGCTGCCGAAAAGAAATAA
- the ssb gene encoding single-stranded DNA-binding protein, translating to MASFNKVILVGNLTRDPQVRYTPGGSAVAEVGLAVNRSWFDKNSNSRKEETTFVDVTLWGRTAEVASEYLTKGRSVLIEGRLQLDQWDDKESGQKRSKLKVVGENMTMLGGRGESGGGGGGRSGGGYAAGGNAPAQGGASNAADSFYDDAPSGGGMPDDDVPF from the coding sequence ATGGCCAGTTTTAACAAAGTAATTTTAGTCGGTAATTTAACACGAGATCCTCAGGTTCGCTACACACCAGGGGGAAGTGCGGTTGCTGAAGTTGGGCTTGCCGTCAATCGTAGTTGGTTTGATAAGAACTCCAATTCTCGCAAAGAAGAGACAACTTTCGTTGATGTCACGCTATGGGGGCGCACTGCAGAAGTTGCCAGTGAATATCTGACAAAGGGACGTTCTGTTCTGATTGAAGGTCGTTTACAACTTGACCAGTGGGATGATAAAGAGTCTGGTCAAAAGCGTAGTAAGCTCAAAGTGGTTGGCGAAAATATGACAATGCTGGGAGGCCGAGGTGAATCTGGTGGTGGAGGCGGTGGCAGATCCGGTGGTGGGTATGCTGCCGGAGGTAACGCGCCCGCTCAAGGTGGGGCTTCGAACGCTGCAGATTCATTTTATGATGACGCACCCAGTGGTGGTGGAATGCCCGATGACGATGTTCCATTCTAA
- the rpsF gene encoding 30S ribosomal protein S6, translating to MSVAEKKAVMVNYEGMFLLDSGKFAADHEGTISHLMEILEKAGAEVVAHRPWQDGKLAYEIEGHMKGLHYLVYFKMPGSGMDIITRACHLSDIVIRQLVIKQPLTLFDAMVAAIDPATSAEPQPIEEVKEEKVDIDLEAPDYDAIDDVDE from the coding sequence TTGTCTGTAGCAGAAAAAAAAGCGGTTATGGTCAATTATGAAGGAATGTTCTTATTGGACAGTGGCAAGTTTGCTGCTGATCACGAAGGAACCATTTCCCACTTGATGGAAATTTTGGAAAAAGCAGGTGCAGAAGTCGTAGCTCACCGTCCCTGGCAGGATGGGAAGCTTGCCTATGAAATTGAAGGGCACATGAAAGGGCTGCACTACCTGGTTTATTTCAAAATGCCTGGCAGTGGGATGGATATCATTACTCGTGCTTGTCATCTGAGCGATATTGTTATTCGTCAGCTTGTGATCAAACAACCACTAACTTTGTTTGATGCGATGGTAGCCGCAATTGATCCTGCAACATCTGCTGAACCGCAACCGATTGAAGAAGTGAAAGAAGAAAAAGTTGATATTGATCTGGAAGCTCCCGATTATGATGCAATTGATGACGTCGACGAATAA
- the pth gene encoding aminoacyl-tRNA hydrolase, giving the protein MKVVVGLGNPGKKYERTRHNVGFDVLSELAGWHNISSFKSQFEAEVGEFSFADEKVLLVAPQTFMNLSGRCVAALVKFFKLPSTDLMVVCDDMNLPVGRLRLRGAGSAGGQKGLQNIIQSLNTQDIPRLRIGVGRPPAGFSGADYVLGRFASNESELITQAVHSAASGIECWVQNGLEIAMNQVNAPES; this is encoded by the coding sequence GTGAAAGTGGTCGTAGGGCTGGGAAACCCCGGTAAAAAATACGAGCGAACGCGCCACAATGTTGGTTTTGACGTTCTGTCTGAATTGGCGGGCTGGCATAACATATCCAGTTTCAAGAGTCAATTTGAGGCAGAGGTGGGTGAGTTTTCGTTTGCGGATGAGAAGGTTTTACTGGTTGCACCGCAAACTTTTATGAATTTAAGTGGCCGCTGTGTCGCGGCTTTGGTAAAGTTTTTCAAACTACCCTCGACTGATTTAATGGTAGTTTGTGATGATATGAACTTACCAGTTGGACGGCTTCGCTTGCGGGGAGCTGGTTCGGCCGGTGGTCAAAAAGGTTTACAAAACATCATTCAAAGTTTGAATACCCAGGACATTCCACGACTAAGAATTGGTGTGGGACGACCGCCCGCGGGTTTTTCAGGCGCGGATTATGTATTGGGGCGTTTTGCATCTAATGAATCTGAGCTCATCACTCAGGCAGTACATTCTGCTGCAAGTGGGATTGAGTGTTGGGTTCAAAATGGTCTTGAAATTGCCATGAATCAGGTAAACGCACCTGAATCATGA
- a CDS encoding 50S ribosomal protein L25: MSDDFVLQKISAFKRDKLGSIESNRVRRAGRIPAVVYGHGQEPAHISVEDTDLQNLIKNRERVFEIDLDGQVEETMLRDIQWDTFGNQILHVDLMRINASERVTVEVQVRLRGTSPGVTSGGVLEQPLHSLELDCLAHNIPDNISIRINTLEIGDSIHISDVEVPRGAKLHHPEDQVVVHVIAPKGEEEVVATEEETPEVTAE; encoded by the coding sequence ATGTCAGACGATTTTGTTTTGCAGAAAATCAGTGCTTTCAAGCGGGATAAATTAGGGTCGATTGAAAGTAACCGAGTGCGTCGAGCGGGCCGAATTCCTGCTGTCGTCTATGGCCATGGTCAGGAGCCTGCCCATATTAGCGTCGAAGATACTGATTTGCAGAATCTCATCAAGAACCGTGAACGGGTTTTTGAAATTGATCTGGATGGTCAAGTCGAAGAAACAATGCTGAGGGACATCCAATGGGATACCTTCGGTAACCAAATATTACACGTGGATCTGATGCGTATTAATGCTTCAGAACGTGTGACCGTTGAAGTTCAGGTTCGATTGCGAGGAACTTCGCCTGGAGTTACGTCTGGTGGCGTGCTGGAGCAGCCTTTGCACTCCCTGGAGTTGGACTGTTTGGCCCATAATATTCCGGACAACATTTCGATTCGTATCAACACACTGGAGATTGGTGATTCAATTCACATTAGTGATGTGGAGGTGCCTCGTGGGGCCAAACTACACCATCCCGAAGATCAGGTCGTAGTCCATGTGATTGCTCCTAAGGGAGAAGAGGAAGTCGTAGCGACAGAAGAAGAAACTCCCGAGGTAACAGCAGAATAG
- a CDS encoding outer membrane protein assembly factor BamB family protein → MHSFNRILIIALIVSTCQAFPQMTHAQAADEKDEVFEHNKPNQQAKPLNELKKIIQGWFGQAKPARVQLASPATKSKNHAHYRFPQDLEQERRFKRAQQLIDDQQWEPAREKLQLMLENSLNLPVHVKGDRSLITDRELIYQLLELLPAEQREKFNRQYNALAEKLFTDAQLNQASPEIYAEIATRFATTASGFKAMNYLVSYHIDRGEFGLAEQYIQRLFKYRAPITESSQWRTKAAFVLKQTGKQSLIAELLNSGRDATQTDEAIEIAGSLQIPQEWLSKQVVLNLASNLLLDEWPMLLGSPNRSARAQNADPLLIPRWSSLITSNHSIQSQLKLIQEDLQSLNRATIPALPPLAINGKIVFRTLKGVQVLDAKTGTPLWESSLENSPEASYITSRLKGVNVPQARGLFDPVPENQALASYNGTNPDHHALTNLIFRNANWGSQSSDGQHLFIIENMRLNFQSSSYRSFNRFGRRNNSSQRTLWSSNQIVAYDLNSGQPVWKVGGTKFDEPFDLPLAGTFFFGAPTPAGNELYVVGERDREIRVYALDPQTGEERWSQQIGNPDQDIETDMVRRWWIAPIAVDQGVLICPTNIGLLTAIDRLNHSILWSTQYVNVPSNYSGNRFNRINQTAVETLGQRWCPSAPVISKNKVIYTPPDEKALICLDLITGVPSWTKRAKETSQYLAGVVDDQILLVGLNGVTSISLTNGKKIWNTTFQGSAGPPSGQSVIADKRLHVPLQSGQVWTFDVNSGKVIDKIYNAKDAQRLGNLIIYEGQFLSLSASGLVSYEQKQTFEAEIKQIKQQDSQSSLALYKESELLMMSHRYQDALAQLQQIDIQQLPAKLQNSFHHLIVNCLSSLIRSDFHKYDRLVDQLGQHVRSEKERIELKRLLIERFIARQQYAEAFDLILELANAPEETFFQTANTELRLDSWLASKALELWDQAGPSNREQITSKISLRAQQILGAELLQQERFLSQFGFHDAALPVLEQLIESSLQSDQFYEAELLLTRLMKHKSPHISAQALTRMVDLCLKFNLNQDAGYYLDQLAQYDQSLTISENKTIDQFLDQKQNRLNSNLKKNRQDPWQPQKLKLIVAGSDRSQSRYYSSRRVALNTKASSLPFYQSRTLAVSSKENRLIMSTPSNNRLIWSTPLRSSFGSRSSSLNESEIVGHNLILQHRDMLHFYNLVDQKLIWSKKLEKEQTNRYYSNSYTRLRPAHLANATTLLHQHHPSVAVRTIGMIAAANEDYTCYYNRRKIVLVDTRTGKVRWTHENFDQDTRVLGDDRLIYLVTRDRVTRKILRVSDGQPTDLKNINHSLRNAIYQNDSAFVAIEAESNGKKKEQISIYSFYSQSTEDLWNLDFPKDSLFGIFDYHHLSVLSPSGELFLVDLRTGKKSSLESILPADLKKYRNFYLTSDEKYIYFVTHSQSSNSISINAPSIPINGMLHVFDRQTGKKIWNQSFKKQHLVLNTQNLLPVILLVSRDYKRTGNRATSIVHLQAVDKQTGKNLLTWKAPLGSNIHTVAVDQQQKIIEILTHNARIRLYDADRLASGAPVAPALKQPPEKN, encoded by the coding sequence ATGCATTCATTTAATCGAATTCTGATCATTGCCCTGATTGTCTCAACCTGCCAGGCCTTTCCACAAATGACTCATGCGCAGGCAGCTGACGAGAAAGACGAAGTCTTTGAGCACAATAAACCCAACCAACAAGCTAAGCCTCTCAATGAATTAAAAAAGATCATTCAAGGCTGGTTCGGCCAAGCCAAGCCGGCTCGAGTGCAGTTGGCGAGTCCGGCCACAAAATCAAAAAACCATGCCCACTATCGTTTCCCTCAAGACCTGGAACAGGAACGGCGATTCAAAAGAGCTCAACAACTGATTGATGATCAACAATGGGAACCAGCCCGCGAAAAATTGCAACTGATGCTTGAAAACAGCCTCAATCTCCCAGTCCATGTAAAGGGCGATCGTTCTTTAATCACTGATCGGGAATTGATTTATCAGCTTCTGGAACTTTTACCTGCTGAACAGCGTGAGAAATTCAATCGCCAGTATAACGCGTTGGCAGAAAAACTTTTTACCGATGCGCAATTAAATCAGGCGTCTCCAGAAATCTATGCGGAGATTGCAACTCGATTCGCTACGACCGCTTCTGGCTTTAAGGCAATGAACTACCTGGTTTCTTATCATATAGACCGGGGTGAATTTGGTCTGGCTGAACAATACATACAACGGCTATTCAAATATCGAGCGCCGATTACGGAATCTTCTCAATGGAGAACCAAGGCAGCCTTTGTTCTTAAACAAACGGGAAAACAATCGCTGATCGCGGAATTATTGAACTCCGGAAGAGACGCAACACAAACAGATGAGGCAATCGAAATCGCAGGCAGCCTCCAAATTCCACAAGAATGGTTGAGCAAGCAAGTCGTCCTCAACCTGGCTTCGAACCTGCTGCTCGATGAATGGCCGATGCTGTTAGGATCCCCCAACCGCTCTGCACGTGCACAGAACGCAGACCCACTCCTGATACCCCGCTGGTCATCACTCATCACTTCAAATCATTCAATCCAATCGCAATTAAAACTCATTCAGGAAGATTTACAAAGTTTAAATCGCGCGACTATCCCAGCGCTGCCTCCATTGGCGATCAACGGGAAAATTGTTTTCCGAACTCTGAAGGGGGTTCAGGTTCTCGATGCCAAAACAGGAACTCCCCTTTGGGAGTCCTCTCTCGAAAACTCTCCGGAAGCATCATACATTACTTCACGATTAAAAGGAGTGAATGTCCCTCAAGCACGCGGTCTGTTTGATCCCGTTCCCGAGAATCAGGCCTTGGCTTCTTACAATGGAACAAATCCAGACCATCACGCATTGACCAACTTAATCTTTAGAAATGCCAACTGGGGTAGCCAGAGTAGTGATGGCCAACACCTATTTATCATTGAGAACATGCGATTGAACTTTCAATCTTCTTCGTATCGTAGTTTTAACCGCTTTGGTCGAAGGAACAATTCGTCGCAACGCACTTTGTGGTCATCAAATCAAATCGTCGCCTATGATCTAAATTCGGGACAACCGGTCTGGAAAGTGGGTGGCACAAAATTCGACGAACCCTTTGACCTGCCTCTAGCGGGAACGTTTTTCTTTGGAGCACCAACGCCAGCAGGCAACGAACTATATGTAGTAGGCGAACGAGATCGGGAAATTCGTGTTTATGCTCTTGATCCACAAACTGGTGAAGAACGCTGGTCTCAACAGATCGGCAATCCAGACCAGGACATTGAAACCGATATGGTCAGACGCTGGTGGATTGCCCCCATTGCCGTCGATCAAGGGGTACTGATCTGCCCCACAAACATTGGTTTACTGACAGCCATTGATCGACTGAATCACTCAATCCTCTGGTCGACACAATATGTCAATGTACCTTCGAACTATTCCGGGAATCGATTTAACCGTATTAACCAGACAGCCGTTGAAACGCTTGGCCAACGCTGGTGCCCCTCAGCTCCTGTGATTTCCAAAAACAAAGTGATTTATACCCCACCCGATGAAAAAGCTCTGATTTGTCTGGATTTAATCACGGGAGTCCCATCTTGGACAAAACGGGCTAAAGAAACATCTCAGTATTTAGCAGGTGTTGTAGATGATCAAATTCTGCTGGTTGGTTTGAATGGAGTCACATCGATTTCTCTGACAAACGGCAAAAAGATATGGAACACAACATTCCAAGGTTCAGCTGGCCCCCCTTCCGGACAGTCTGTGATCGCTGACAAACGTTTGCATGTTCCGTTGCAAAGTGGCCAGGTATGGACGTTTGACGTCAACTCGGGAAAGGTGATTGACAAAATCTACAACGCCAAAGATGCACAGCGTTTAGGTAATTTGATTATTTATGAAGGACAATTCCTGTCGCTCAGCGCGTCTGGCCTGGTCAGCTATGAACAAAAACAGACTTTCGAAGCAGAAATCAAGCAGATCAAACAACAAGACTCCCAAAGCTCATTAGCACTGTATAAAGAATCTGAATTATTAATGATGAGCCATCGCTATCAGGATGCGCTCGCCCAACTTCAACAAATTGACATACAGCAGCTTCCCGCCAAGCTTCAGAATAGCTTTCATCATTTAATCGTGAATTGCTTGAGTTCCTTAATTCGATCTGATTTTCATAAATATGACCGGCTCGTTGACCAGCTAGGCCAACATGTCCGTTCAGAGAAAGAACGCATCGAACTGAAAAGATTATTAATAGAGCGATTCATTGCCAGACAACAGTATGCAGAAGCCTTTGATCTGATATTGGAATTAGCCAATGCCCCTGAAGAAACGTTTTTTCAAACTGCGAATACGGAATTACGTCTTGACTCTTGGCTAGCCAGTAAAGCCTTGGAACTCTGGGATCAAGCAGGCCCCTCAAACCGTGAACAGATTACTTCGAAAATTAGCTTAAGAGCGCAACAAATCTTAGGCGCTGAACTATTACAGCAAGAACGGTTTCTCAGTCAATTTGGATTTCATGATGCCGCGCTTCCTGTTCTGGAACAATTAATCGAATCATCGCTGCAATCTGATCAGTTCTATGAAGCAGAATTGTTGCTCACTCGGCTAATGAAACATAAAAGCCCACATATTTCAGCGCAAGCGCTAACCCGCATGGTAGATCTTTGTCTGAAATTCAATTTGAATCAGGATGCGGGATATTACCTGGATCAACTTGCGCAATACGACCAGAGTTTGACAATTTCGGAAAATAAAACCATTGATCAATTTCTGGATCAGAAGCAAAACAGGTTGAATTCCAATCTCAAAAAAAACAGACAGGATCCCTGGCAACCTCAAAAACTCAAACTGATTGTTGCAGGCTCAGACCGATCACAGTCCAGGTATTATTCTTCCAGAAGAGTTGCACTTAATACGAAAGCGTCTAGTTTACCTTTCTATCAATCGAGGACACTTGCAGTCAGTTCAAAAGAAAACCGACTGATAATGAGCACACCATCTAATAATCGATTAATCTGGTCGACGCCTTTACGGTCTTCATTTGGGTCACGTTCATCGAGTCTTAATGAAAGCGAAATTGTAGGCCATAACTTAATACTACAACATCGTGACATGCTACACTTTTACAACCTGGTCGATCAGAAACTGATCTGGAGTAAGAAGCTGGAGAAAGAACAAACCAACCGTTATTACTCAAATTCCTATACTCGGCTACGTCCGGCTCACCTGGCGAATGCAACAACGCTCCTACACCAGCATCATCCTTCTGTAGCAGTACGAACCATAGGGATGATTGCCGCTGCCAATGAAGACTACACTTGTTATTACAACCGCCGAAAGATCGTGCTCGTTGATACGAGAACCGGAAAAGTACGTTGGACTCATGAGAACTTCGATCAAGATACCAGAGTTCTTGGCGATGACCGACTGATCTATCTGGTCACTCGAGATCGAGTCACCAGAAAAATCCTACGTGTCAGCGATGGACAACCGACAGATTTAAAAAACATAAATCACTCTCTCCGAAATGCCATTTATCAAAACGATTCTGCATTTGTTGCAATTGAAGCGGAGTCAAACGGAAAGAAAAAAGAGCAAATATCCATCTATAGCTTTTATTCACAGTCAACAGAAGATCTCTGGAATCTGGATTTCCCCAAAGACTCTCTCTTTGGAATTTTTGATTATCATCATCTGTCTGTATTGAGCCCTTCAGGAGAACTGTTCCTCGTCGATTTACGTACGGGCAAAAAGTCGTCTTTAGAATCCATCCTTCCAGCCGACCTGAAAAAGTATCGAAATTTCTATCTCACTTCAGACGAGAAGTACATTTACTTTGTTACCCATTCTCAGTCAAGTAATTCCATTTCTATAAACGCTCCTTCAATACCCATCAATGGCATGCTTCATGTTTTCGATCGCCAAACTGGAAAGAAAATTTGGAATCAATCATTTAAGAAACAACATCTGGTTCTAAACACACAAAATCTGTTACCTGTCATTTTACTTGTCTCAAGAGACTATAAACGTACCGGAAACCGTGCCACCAGTATTGTGCATTTGCAAGCTGTGGATAAGCAAACAGGAAAGAATCTGCTAACCTGGAAAGCGCCCCTTGGGTCCAATATTCACACAGTTGCAGTAGATCAACAGCAAAAAATCATTGAAATTCTAACACATAATGCACGAATTCGATTATATGATGCAGACAGACTGGCAAGTGGTGCCCCGGTTGCCCCTGCTCTGAAACAACCACCAGAAAAGAATTAG
- the argJ gene encoding bifunctional glutamate N-acetyltransferase/amino-acid acetyltransferase ArgJ translates to MTAELSLPQGFRAAGLASGIKEDKSIFDLSLFVSDAACCGAGVFTKNQVCGAPVKVSRERVPSDSIRAVIINSGNANACTGDRGIEDARWMTSQVANGLEISEEEVLVCSTGIIGHFLPRSPLEQGIPKIIQQLDFDSQAFLDAARGMMTTDTVPKQATRVLTIRGNTVRVSGVAKGAAMIAPNMATMLALIMTDAPLNASQTDQMLRHAVNRSFNCVSVEGHTSTSDTVILMANGAAEVEELNEQELNQLQSVIDEVAMELGQAIIRDAEGADHFITIEVSGTKQRSEAFEIAQTIANDALVKTAITGSDPNWGRIVSAIGRTTVKLNEQDVILSINGTLIYENGLPADFDEQAVSESMRQNRDVLIQVRFPFGDESTVFWTSDLTQEYVRLNSEYTT, encoded by the coding sequence TTGACTGCTGAATTAAGTTTACCCCAGGGGTTTCGAGCTGCTGGTCTGGCCAGTGGAATTAAAGAAGACAAATCGATTTTTGATTTATCGTTGTTTGTGTCTGATGCGGCTTGCTGTGGTGCTGGTGTATTTACAAAAAATCAAGTGTGTGGTGCACCAGTCAAAGTGTCTCGCGAACGCGTTCCCTCTGATTCTATCCGGGCGGTCATTATCAATTCCGGCAATGCCAATGCCTGTACCGGAGACCGGGGAATAGAAGATGCGCGTTGGATGACCAGTCAGGTAGCCAATGGTCTGGAAATCAGTGAAGAAGAAGTACTGGTTTGTTCCACAGGAATCATTGGACACTTTTTACCTCGTTCACCGCTTGAACAAGGGATTCCCAAAATCATACAACAATTGGACTTTGATTCGCAGGCGTTTTTAGATGCAGCACGTGGGATGATGACCACGGATACGGTTCCCAAGCAGGCAACTCGTGTATTGACAATCAGGGGTAACACGGTACGCGTGAGTGGTGTCGCGAAAGGAGCGGCGATGATTGCCCCTAATATGGCGACAATGTTAGCATTAATTATGACTGATGCTCCACTCAACGCATCACAGACCGATCAGATGCTGCGCCATGCTGTGAATCGAAGCTTCAATTGTGTTTCGGTGGAAGGACATACCAGCACAAGTGATACTGTGATTTTGATGGCCAATGGCGCAGCAGAAGTTGAGGAATTGAACGAACAGGAACTGAACCAGTTACAGTCTGTCATTGATGAAGTTGCGATGGAGTTGGGGCAGGCTATTATTCGAGATGCTGAAGGGGCTGATCACTTCATTACGATTGAAGTCTCTGGTACGAAGCAGCGATCGGAAGCATTCGAAATTGCTCAAACGATTGCCAATGACGCTTTGGTGAAAACTGCGATTACCGGTTCGGATCCTAACTGGGGACGAATTGTATCAGCAATCGGACGAACCACAGTCAAGCTGAATGAGCAGGATGTTATTCTTTCTATCAATGGTACATTGATTTATGAAAATGGACTACCTGCTGATTTTGATGAGCAAGCCGTTTCAGAGAGTATGCGGCAAAATCGAGATGTGTTAATCCAGGTTCGATTCCCGTTTGGTGATGAATCGACTGTGTTCTGGACCAGTGATCTGACTCAGGAATATGTACGCCTGAATTCTGAATATACGACGTAA
- the argC gene encoding N-acetyl-gamma-glutamyl-phosphate reductase — MTKVAIMGASGYAALELIKILLRNPEVEIVALTSRQTDTPHISEIHPCLEGRLDLPCEALTPTQISERADFAFCALPHVASMEVIPDLLADGCRVVDLSADYRLNDPAVYEKWYHHVHIDPTRLGSTVYGLPELWAEKIPPADLIANPGCYTSTSILGLAPLLANNLIEPTGIIIDAKSGVSGAGRNPKLATLYSECNESITAYGVGTHRHTPEIDEVLSTVSGKEVQVVFTPHLTPMNRGILATMYPRLTSEVNRDEILNVYRSFYEGKPFVRVIDRIPVTKDVAGTNYCDISVQFSGDQLIVFSALDNLIKGAAGVAVQNFNLMAGYSETTGLII; from the coding sequence ATGACGAAAGTTGCTATTATGGGGGCCTCTGGTTATGCGGCTCTTGAGTTGATCAAAATTCTGTTACGTAATCCTGAAGTTGAAATTGTTGCTTTGACTTCGCGTCAGACAGATACGCCACATATCAGTGAAATCCACCCTTGTCTCGAAGGACGCCTGGATCTGCCATGCGAAGCACTAACACCTACTCAAATTTCGGAGCGTGCAGATTTTGCTTTTTGCGCACTGCCTCATGTGGCCAGTATGGAGGTCATTCCAGATCTCTTGGCTGATGGTTGCCGCGTCGTTGATTTGAGTGCCGATTATCGATTGAATGATCCTGCTGTTTATGAAAAGTGGTATCATCATGTGCACATCGATCCCACCCGGTTGGGGAGTACCGTTTATGGTCTTCCAGAACTTTGGGCCGAAAAAATTCCCCCTGCGGATCTGATTGCCAATCCAGGGTGTTATACCAGTACGTCGATTTTAGGACTGGCACCGTTACTGGCGAACAACTTAATCGAGCCTACTGGAATTATCATAGATGCGAAAAGCGGAGTGAGCGGTGCCGGTCGAAACCCAAAGCTGGCAACATTGTATTCCGAATGTAATGAAAGTATTACCGCCTACGGGGTTGGCACGCATCGTCACACACCAGAAATTGATGAAGTACTTTCCACTGTCAGTGGCAAAGAAGTGCAGGTTGTTTTCACCCCCCACTTGACTCCCATGAATCGGGGAATTCTGGCGACTATGTATCCCCGGTTAACCAGTGAAGTAAATCGCGATGAGATTTTAAACGTCTATCGATCGTTTTATGAAGGGAAGCCCTTTGTGCGAGTGATTGATCGAATTCCTGTAACTAAGGATGTGGCGGGGACGAATTACTGTGACATTTCTGTTCAATTTTCCGGCGATCAATTGATTGTATTTTCTGCACTCGATAATTTGATCAAAGGAGCTGCGGGAGTTGCAGTTCAGAATTTTAATCTGATGGCCGGTTACTCTGAGACGACCGGGTTAATCATCTGA
- a CDS encoding sugar phosphate isomerase/epimerase family protein, which produces MSDNTSNPLPKLHNAAWPGVVGKGPDSEPPIDLDTMLDLTAAAEVGGIKFDGTDLFLFDPHVRIDSSDDDLKQLAEKVQARNLVIGSVVAPVWPPTGGGSAMGSEEERGMFLEQVRKGCGIAKKLRELGVRPYGVVRIDSAAGPGDWVADPEGNQAKIAETFKQAADIAADHGERLAAEGEICWGGMHSWKRMVQLLEMVDRPDVLGFQADMSHTLLYLMGYNAPEDSLLPEDFDWNDEATFDAAYKTLTDALRPWTIDFHVAQNDGTVHGTGSHDKTGRHCLPKDPNGKLDITRRAGYWLRDENGDVTKKFEHICWDGCMFSNEVMMNPQTWNDILGAMINVRNAHGWS; this is translated from the coding sequence ATGAGTGATAACACATCGAATCCATTACCCAAACTTCATAATGCAGCCTGGCCGGGAGTCGTCGGGAAAGGTCCCGATTCAGAGCCTCCCATTGATCTGGACACCATGCTCGATCTAACAGCTGCCGCCGAAGTAGGTGGAATCAAATTTGACGGAACTGACCTGTTTCTGTTTGATCCACATGTCAGAATCGACTCCAGCGATGACGATTTAAAGCAATTGGCAGAAAAGGTACAGGCTCGAAATCTGGTGATCGGTTCTGTCGTGGCTCCTGTCTGGCCTCCCACAGGTGGCGGTTCTGCAATGGGAAGCGAAGAAGAACGCGGCATGTTTCTGGAACAGGTCCGTAAAGGCTGTGGTATCGCTAAAAAATTACGTGAACTCGGAGTGCGTCCTTATGGCGTAGTTCGAATTGACTCGGCCGCCGGTCCTGGTGATTGGGTCGCCGATCCTGAAGGCAATCAAGCCAAAATTGCAGAAACCTTTAAACAAGCTGCTGATATCGCCGCTGATCATGGTGAGCGACTCGCAGCAGAAGGAGAAATTTGCTGGGGAGGCATGCATAGCTGGAAACGGATGGTCCAACTACTGGAAATGGTAGATCGCCCTGATGTTCTGGGATTCCAGGCAGATATGTCACACACGCTTCTCTATCTGATGGGCTACAATGCTCCTGAAGATAGTCTTCTTCCTGAGGACTTTGACTGGAATGACGAAGCAACCTTCGACGCTGCTTACAAAACTCTGACCGATGCTCTGCGTCCCTGGACCATTGATTTTCATGTCGCTCAGAATGATGGTACCGTGCATGGCACGGGATCTCATGACAAGACCGGTAGACACTGCCTGCCCAAAGACCCCAACGGTAAGCTCGATATTACCAGGCGCGCTGGTTACTGGTTACGCGATGAAAATGGTGACGTGACGAAAAAGTTCGAACACATCTGTTGGGATGGCTGTATGTTTTCCAATGAAGTCATGATGAATCCTCAAACCTGGAACGACATCCTTGGTGCAATGATCAACGTCAGAAACGCCCACGGATGGTCTTAA